The genomic segment GGTTTAAAAACATAACTGTTTTATCCTCAGGTTTATGCGTTGGTAAGTCCCCTGCGAGTATTATGGCATGGTTCCTGCATTTGTTCTCAATCTCCACTGGCAGTGCAAGCAGAGATGATCTAAGGGAGGCTTGAACATGTTCACACCAAGAGCAGCTGATCGACAACATCATGTTATACTGGGTCCCGGAGAAGGTCACTACGTCCATAAGGATCTACGCGGAGACCTTTTACCTTTAGAAACCTCGATATGGAATATATCAGGTAAAAACCTTTTTACACTTTTACTGGTggggtaggtctctcatatgtgagagtccgcctgtgtaatgagtaccactgcaatgtctatttctgccgccaagcagcagtgtgtagtcactattgtgttttggtttgaaggacattgtagccagtgtaactactggacataatgagacttaacatctcatgtctcagttacgagcgctgtggaataacaaaaaatattttgtagttcaaggtgttggacggtgttttgCTTTTATGGGCGATAATATAAAGCTTTACCATCAggcgtctcgtcattcaaagcattaaaacaTACACACTGTTTTAATCATTGTGTTATAAGACACAATGAGTTTTTACGCTTTTATCAATTCCCTAAATCATAAACCTTCTTAGTAGTAAAGAAGATCGTTAagcagtatgtaatacagggctaatattattatgaaaatttcttGCAGTGCTCCCACACCAGTGCCAACAGTAGTATTGCAGGCCCTGCGCGGTGTTCTACTTCCCCAGCAGCTCTGAACACCAAGTTTACTAACTTGGTGGCAGTGGATGTCCTGGAGGACTACGGACACTTCCTCGCCATGGAAGCGCCTAAGGTCTTCGTTGATAAAGTCATCAGCGGCCTCCAAAGATCATTGATTTcaacaaaaatgaattaaactGTACTAAATGATGTTGAAAgcagaaacaatttatttactccCGCCTAAACTGCTCTTTACAAGCAATCTATTTTTGTTTGCCAAGATTCCAAAATATCAAGTCCGTAAATAGTGCAATAGACGAATAATTGTAGATGGGAgtgtataatatctatatacctaatatattattaaaatcaatgtgTGTTAAATTCAATGGACCCCAATGTTATTAGCAATGCTTCTTGTTATGATAAATGCAGTCAAAAACGCCTGCTATAATGATGGTTTATAACACTACACTGTTGTCCACGTTAATTATGATGGCCTATTCAACCAATTAATTTTACGTGATGTAGCACAAGCGTTGGTGGTGTAATGGTCAGCATAGTTGCCTTCCAAGCAGTTGatccgggttcgattcccggccaACGCACACTTTTATTTTGTCAATATGATAAGGATTTTCCTGATTTTATTTTCGAAGGTGCTGTTACAAGCGTTGGTGGTGTAATGGATTCCATAGTTACCTTCAAGCAGTTgatctgggttcgaatcccacccAACTAATATTTTTGGCGACACATACTACttgtgcaggacgcacacacgaaaagagcgagacagcgcattcacgcatgcgcagtaggtgtgtcgagcgaaacgacacaccagagagggacggacaatgcgcccgcgcacgtgtgtgtgactgttttttagtggtacgttataaagcgatctcacgaccgagatattgaagtgacagtgtagaaactttacgtagatatagtttttgcttttgcctaccccatgccgtaaacatgggtattgtatataagttcatatcaaagtaaatagcgtttttaaggcctttgtgcgtcgtctgtagacaaatttcttgtgttttgttattgtaactttttcgtatcgcacataggcgtattatttttatgtatagttataggtaattgatttatctataaaaccgtgtaaatttcacataggggactccagaggtccaacttttatttataaaatagtgatagctaggaagtgaaaatgaggctgcaaaaaggctctatttttggcggctctcctacgggatagccgggttatatataagcgaatgcaattttggcattcggcagttcgagttccagcaagttcagttcgagtcaagaaaaggaagaaaacaagaagccctgaagtgttccagccaggaaaaacagtgcaagaaaggagagagcgacgtgcatgctgcaccgctcacgccgcactgcgaaacatacgccgctactgtgtgtccgccggatcattgtattatttaacgtgtgtgaatagtgaatatacgctataaaacctcccgggccttattaattggcattgccacttccctcacgcaatccagcactcattgtggggacggaaaggcgttccgtgccgatcctacgccccacatttTGGTCCTTCGTGAGCCGGATTAACGTGAGCGGGAAGGATGCCAGTTACAAGGTCCACCGGGAGGCGGGCGGAATCAGCGTCTGTTACAGCAAcctcggcgacagcgacttcggcgacagcgacgtcCGCTACAGCGACGTCGGCGACCGTCACCGGAACAACTGAAGCAACCGAAGAAACAATCGCCGAGAGCACAGCGACACACACCGCTACGCTTCGGGAAGCCGCGCCTTGCACCGCTGCGGAGGAGCGACCTGCCGCCGCAACGGAACAATCGACGCAAGAGCGAGCCCGAAGCAAAACAGCGTCGTCAACTAAACACGCTTCAAGGGCACGCCGCCTGGCACAGGCCAGGGCTGAACTCACCGCACTGAAAATAGAGCTAGCGGCCGCCAAGCTAGCTGAAATCGAGGCGGAGGATAGCGAGGACGACCTCGAATCCGTCATAACGGAGGCCGGACAAGATTGCCGAGTACATAGCTGGGTTCAAACTAGCCAATTACTCGCGATCGAGAGCCGACCGACCGATGTTGCGACGGGAAAGCAAGCCCCTATACAGTCATCGGACCCAGTGATCGCTGCCGTATCATGGGACAACCCGGCGACTGTACCGGCGGGAGCCAGTGCCGTGCACCCGCCGACGCATCCCGTCACAACGCCCGAAACAAATAATCCGTCCGTTTTATGCCATTTTCAGTGAACCCGACTGCGCAGCCTGAAGTGCCAACGATTGAAGCCGCATCGTGGCAACGAACTCAACAAGCTACGCAGCCGCCGCCTGTAATCGCCGCACGGAGCGACGAACACCGCGCTACGAAGCAACCGCCGCCCGTCGTAGCAGCCTGGCTACGAGACAACTCAGCTTCGCAGCAACCGCAATCAACGCCGAACCCGCAACAAGTGCAAGACGGCGCGTTGGTCGCATCGCGACCGAGGACGGAGTATCAAGAACTCGCGTCCGCCATAACACAAGCTGTGCAAGCCGCACAGCATAGGCAACCTTTAAGGTACACAGAGTTGCCTACGTTCAACGGTGATCATCACGATTGGCTCACATATAGAGCGGCCTACATAGAGTCCATGAGCCACTTCACGACGTTGGAAAACATGTCCCGGCTACGCCGTAGCCTCCGGGGCATCGCCAAGGAAGCAGTACAGGGACTGCTTATAACCAACGCCGACCCGAACACCGTGTTAAAGAGTCTGGAAACGCGCTTTGGGCGCCCGGACTCAATCGCCTTAGCCGAAATAGAGCGCCTACGCGCGCTACCCCGTCTTACAGATACGCCGAGAGACATATGCACATTCGCCACGAAgatagaaaacatcgtgggcacactacaagcgctcgactgtgccttctacctctacaacccggaggtaactaaggcagttatggagaagctaactccgacgttgaaaagacagtggtacgagttcgccgccgcacagcatagaggtgagcccgatttattaaagttttgtcgctTCATAAGAAGAGAAGCCGATTTCTGCAGCCCGTTCGCGACGCCTGAAGTCATTTCGGACAAGGCTTCGCCGGcaagattcggcggcggcgaacagccacgccggcagcgggtacacacgactgtggcagataaacggtcgacatgcagtgtgtgtaacaaagaaacgcactcgatgagtgactgcgttcgcttccgcgacgccgccatagacgcgcggtgggacatcgcaaagaagcacagactatgtttcagatgtttgaaattcaggaacaaacaacacacatgcAAGCCGAAGAAATGCGACATCAACGGGTGCAGTATCTACATCACCGCTTGCTGCACTCGGAGCGAAAAAACAAGATCACCGACGCACCCGGCGAAGCAGTGAACGAGGCAGTGAACTCAACATGGATGCCACAGATGTCCTTTTAAAAATAGCCCCAGTGTGCATTTCAGGACCGGCGGGAGTGGCTCGCACTTTCGCCTTACTCGACGACGGATCGacggtgagcctcatcgacgacGAACTCGCTCGAGATATCGGCGCGGAAGGACCGGACGAACCACTCCACATAGCAACGTACGACGGGGAGAGGAAGACACGCAACAATTCTCGGCGCGTCAAGTTTAACATTGAAGGAAGCCGGGGACGACTTCGCATCGAAGCACGCACCGTCGACAATCTCCAGTTGGCGGCGCA from the Manduca sexta isolate Smith_Timp_Sample1 unplaced genomic scaffold, JHU_Msex_v1.0 HiC_scaffold_3821, whole genome shotgun sequence genome contains:
- the LOC119193252 gene encoding pneumococcal serine-rich repeat protein-like, producing MPVTRSTGRRAESASVTATSATATSATATSATATSATVTGTTEATEETIAESTATHTATLREAAPCTAAEERPAAATEQSTQERARSKTASSTKHASRARRLAQARAELTALKIELAAAKLAEIEAEDSEDDLESVITEAGQDCRVHSWVQTSQLLAIESRPTDVATGKQAPIQSSDPVIAAVSWDNPATVPAGAMNPTAQPEVPTIEAASWQRTQQATQPPPVIAARSDEHRATKQPPPVVAAWLRDNSASQQPQSTPNPQQVQDGALVASRPRTEYQELASAITQAVQAAQHRQPLRYTELPTFNGDHHDWLTYRAAYIESMSHFTTLENMSRLRRSLRGIAKEAVQGLLITNADPNTVLKSLETNKQHTCKPKKCDINGCSIYITACCTRSEKTRSPTHPAKQ